One window of the Dehalogenimonas sp. THU2 genome contains the following:
- a CDS encoding glycosyltransferase, whose product MKTNKPRTVLHLADASSPQTLALLNELAESGWKVHLLSHQSPAAGVALNAGIKVHRLVVSPAYPLTYLAFINAAPMILSIKPDIIHAHYVTQFGIMAAVHRRFLRFKPMVLTACGRDVLTDTQSGMTRWSAEHAIKMFEAVTAASDEVIAALRDLEAPMHRVERIDWSAGTPESIKTAANQLDTLYSKLIGILPLSQKPVLSDVEGGDQGGFSPGS is encoded by the coding sequence ATGAAAACCAACAAACCCCGCACCGTCCTCCATCTCGCCGACGCCTCCTCACCCCAAACGCTGGCGCTCCTGAATGAACTCGCTGAAAGTGGCTGGAAGGTGCACCTACTCAGCCACCAGTCACCGGCAGCCGGTGTCGCCCTTAACGCCGGAATAAAGGTCCACCGGCTGGTAGTGAGCCCCGCCTACCCCCTGACCTACCTGGCCTTCATCAACGCCGCCCCCATGATCCTGTCGATCAAGCCGGACATCATCCACGCCCACTACGTCACCCAGTTCGGTATCATGGCCGCCGTCCACCGCCGCTTCCTCCGCTTCAAACCCATGGTCCTGACCGCCTGCGGCCGGGACGTGCTCACCGATACCCAAAGCGGCATGACCCGTTGGTCGGCGGAACACGCCATCAAGATGTTCGAAGCAGTCACCGCCGCCAGCGACGAAGTAATCGCCGCCCTCCGTGACCTCGAAGCCCCCATGCACCGTGTCGAACGCATCGACTGGTCCGCCGGCACCCCGGAATCCATAAAAACCGCAGCCAACCAACTGGACACCTTATACTCCAAACTGATCGGTATCCTCCCCCTTTCACAAAAGCCTGTCCTGAGCGACGTCGAAGGAGGGGACCAAGGGGGATTTTCCCCAGGCTCTTAG